The genomic DNA CAGGCGATGTGGCCGGGGAACGCCTCTACATCCGGGACAAGCTGTGCTTGCCCCAAGCGCGCCGCCGCCCCGCACACCCCCTTTGAAAACGGGATAACAAGGCAGCCGTGACCGCCTTGATAGGGGCCGACCTTCAAGACCTCCGGTTCCGTCACACGGTAAAATCCCGTCCAGTCAGACATCTCATGCGCATGGTGCAATTCGCACGCAATGGTGGCCATCAGTGAAACGGCATCGGTTTCGCCGTGGCACAGGGAGGTCAGCGTTTTCGTCAGCTCGGTGTAATCAGGCATCGGGGTTTTCCTGTTGTTGGGGTTTAAGGGCGTTCAATCGCGATGGCCGTGCCCTCACCCCCGCCGATGCAGATCGCCGCGATCCCGCGTTTGAGGCCGCGGTGTTCCATCGCATGAAGCAAGGTCACGATGATCCGCGCACCCGAGGCCCCGATAGGATGACCCAATGCACAGGCACCGCCGTTCACATTGACCTTGTCATGCGGGATATCCAGCTCACGCATAAAGGCCATAGGGACAACGGCAAAGGCCTCATTCACCTCCCACAGATCAACACTTTCCACGCCCCATCCCAAGGATTTCAACAGCTTGCGCGCAGCAGGCACCGGCGCTGTGGGGAAATCACAAGGGGCATGTGCATGGCTGGCATGGCCGCGAATATAGGCGCGAACTGGCAGGGAATGTGCCTGTGCCGCGTCTTCCGATGCAATCAAAAGCGCCGCCGCCCCATCCGAGATAGAGGACGAATTGGCCGCCGTCACCGTCCCGTCCTTGCGAAATGCGGGCTTTAGCGTCGGGATCTTTTCGGGGCGGGCCTTGCTTGGCTGCTCATCCGTGCTGATGGTGGTGTCGCCCTTGCGGGTGGTCACGGTAAAGGGCGCAATCTCGGCGGTCAGCGCGCCCGAATTCTGCGCCTCCAGCGCGCGGCTCAGCGAGGCCAGCGCATAGGCATCCTGATCCTCGCGGCTGAACCCGAAAGCCTGCGCGCAATCCTCAGCAAAGGTGCCCATCAGGCGGCCCTTGTCATAGGCATCCTCCAACCCGTCAAGGAACATATGGTCAAGCGAGGTGGTGTGCCCCAGCCGCGCACCGCTGCGCATTTTGGGCAAAAGATAGGGGGACTCTGTCATGCTTTCCATGCCGCCGGCCACCATGACCTGCATCTGTCCCAGCGCAATCTGATCATGCGCCACCATCGCCGCCTTCATCCCCGAGCCGCACATTTTGTTCAGCGTCGTCGCCGGAACCGCATCGGATAACCCCGCCGCAAAGCCTGCCTGCCGCGCGGGGGCCTGCCCCTGACCCGCCGGCAAAACACAGCCCATCAGTAGCTCCTCAACCAAGGCCGGATCCGCTTGTCCAAGAGCGGCACGAATGGCAGCCCCGCCCAATTGCGCGGCCGGCACGCCGGAAAAAACGCCCTGAAACCCGCCCATCGCGGTGCGCGCAGCACCTGCTATAACAACTTTATGCATTTCCACCCTCTAAACGAAATTTAGTTACCGAATGCTAACCACTCACAACTTACGCTGCCAAGAGGCAATTTGTGAAGGAGCCGTTTAGATGAACATAACCGCCGACGCCCATGATGACTTGATCGTTGTCACCGTAAGCGAAGACCGGATCGATGCTGCCTGCGCCATTCAGTTCAAAGAACGTATGCGTGAGTTGACGCAATCCCCCTCCTCACGCGTGATCCTTGACCTCTCCTCTGTGGCATTTCTGGACAGCTCCGGCCTTGGTGCCGTGGTTGCAGTGATGAAATTGCTGGGCCCTGACCGTAAACTGGAACTTTCTGGCCTGACGCCAACAGTGGCCAAAGTCTTTCGCCTGACACGTATGGACACAGTGTTTACAATTCACCCCAGTTTGCCCGACGAGCTTCAACAAGCCGGCTAATGTAGGAAACCCAGCTTTTGCCTAAACGACAAGGAAGTCATGAAATTGGTGTTTGAAAGTAATTTGGATGCTGTCCGCACCGGACTAGCTGATTTGCTTGCCAGCGATGCCCTTTGTGCAATGGAACAGGACGCACGTGGCGCGGCGGAAATCGTCTTGGCAGAGGTGTTCAACAATGTCGTCGAACATGCCTACGCCACCAGTCAGGGCAAGATAGAAGTGTGTCTGAAGGACCATCCCGAGGGCGTTTTGGTGACCGTCACCGACAGCGGCATCCCCTTCCCGCAGCAACAATTGCCGCAAGGTCTGCTCCCCGAGGTTAAGTCATCGGACGATCTGCCCGAGGGAGGGTTTGGCTGGTACCTGATCCGCTCTCAAGTTCGGCATCTGGCCTATCGGCGAGAGGGTAAGACCAACCATCTGACATTTTGCCTGCCATATAAAGCCGCGCATTAACGGCTGCACCTTGCACAGGCCGCTACATTCAGCTTTCATAGCTGAATGAGGTTGCTCGCTGGAGGATAGTAATGCGCGATTTTCAAATGCCCGGACGTTCTGCCGTATATGCTGCGAACGGGATGTGCGCCACATCACACCCTTTGGCGGCCGGTGCCGCGATCGATATTCTAAAGGCCGGTGGCAACGCCATGGATGCCGCGATTGCCGGCGCTGTCCTTCTTGGCTTTTGTGAGCCGCAGATGACCGGCTTGGGCGGGGATTGCTTTGTGCTGTTCAAACCGGCGGGAGGCGAAACCGTTCACGCGATGAACGGGTCGGGCCGTGCGCCATTGGGACTGAATGCCGATGCTCTGCGCGCCCGTGGCCTGACCGCGATGCCGCTTTATAGCGTAGAAGCCGTCACCCTACCCGGTGCTGTTGATGCCTTTTGCCAGCTTTCCGCCGATTGGGGCCGTATCGGGCTGGCAGATACCCTCGCCCCGGCCATCCACTATGCCGAAGAGGGCGTTCCCGTCGCCCCGCGTGTCGCCAAGGATTGGGCAGAAGCCGAACATTTGCTGCAAGGGCGCGCCCGCGAAACCCTGCTTTTGAATGGCAAGGCCCTGACGCTGGGCCAAACCTTCCGCGCGCCGGGCCAGGCCGAGGCGCTGCGCCGCGTTGCCGCCCAAGGCCGCGCCGGATTTTATGAAGGTGAGGTGGCACAAGATATGGTCGAATCGCTGCGCGCCCTCGGTGGTACGCACACGCTTGATGATTTTGCTGCCACCAAATGCGCCTATGTCGATCCAATCTCTGGCCCGTACAAAACCGTGGAGTTGTTGGAACATCCGCCAAACGGTCAGGGTGCAACGGCGGTTTTGCTTCTCAATATCCTCTCGCATTTCGACATCGCCGCGATGGACCCGCTAGGCGCCGACCGCGCCCATATTGAAGCCGAGGCGACCAAGCTTGCATATGATGCGCGCAACCGCTTTTTGGCCGACCCGGACCATACCACAAGGCTGTCCCATATGCTGGCCCCCGAAACAGCCATGAAGTTGGCCGCCCTTATTGATCCAAAACGAGCCATGCCCGCCGCCGCCCCGCTGACGGAATCGGTGCATAAGGATACAATCTATATCACCGTGGTGGATAAGGATCGCATGGCGGTTTCATTGATCTATTCCGTCTATCACAGCTTCGGGGCCTGCCTTGCCAGCGACCGTTTCGGCATCAATTTCCAGAACCGCGGCGCAGGCTTTACGCTGGAAAAAGGCCACCCGAATGAGGCCGCTGGCGGCAAGCGCCCCATGCACACCATCATCCCCGGCATGATTGCCGAAGGGGGGCGCATAACTGTGCCCTTTGGCGTGATGGGCGGGGCTTATCAGCCCACCGGCCACGCACGCTTCGTCTCGAACACCGTTGATTTCGGGATGGATCTGCAAAGCGCAATGGATGCCCCACGCTGCTTTTCCGGCGTAGACGGTATGGAGGTGGAGCGGGGCTACGCTGACACGGTTCGCGCCGATCTGGCGGCACGTGGCCATAATGTCATCGCGCCAAAGGTTCCGCTTGGCGGCTCTCAGGCGATCAAACTTCATGCGGATGGCCTGCTTGAAGGGGCATCTGACCCACGCAAAGACGGTTGCGCCTTGGGATATTAGCACCGGCGAGGGGGCAAATGCCCCCTTAGCCGATCTGCCCGCGCTGGCCACCGGTCTGGCCGCGGTCCATCAGGAAATGGTCCAGCAAAACACAAGCCATCATCGCCTCACCCACCGGAACGGCGCGAATACCAACGCAAGGATCATGGCGACCTTTGGTGATCAATTCCACCTCTTCACCGGCGATCGTGATCGTTCGGCGCGGTGTCAAAATCGAAGATGTCGGCTTGACCGAGAAACGGACCACCACATCTTGTCCCGTAGAGATCCCGCCCAAGATGCCCCCCGCATGGTTGGAGGAAAACTCCGGCCCGTCCGGCCCCATGCGGATCTCATCGGCATTGTCCACGCCGGTTAGGCACGCGGCGTCCATGCCTTCGCCAATCTCAACGCCCTTAACGGCATTGATCGACATCATCGCAGCCGCCAGATCAGTATCCAGCTTGGCATAAATCGGCGCGCCAAGGCCGGGCACCATGCCGCGCGCCGTCACCTCGATCACTGCACCAACAGAATTATGGCTGCGGCGCAACCCGTCCAGATATTCCGCCCAATCGCTTGCGGCCTGAACATCCGGCACCCAAAACGGGTTTTCCGGGATTTGGTCCCAGTCAAACTGCGCGCGGTCAATCTTGTGCGGGCCCATCTGCACCATATAGCCGGTTATGCGCAACCCCGGCACCAAGGCACGCAACGCAGCCCGCGCCACGCCACCCGCCGCCACCCTTGCCGCTGTTTCCCGCGCCGAGGACCGCCCGCCGCCACGCGGATCGCGCAGCCCGTATTTCTGATGATACGAAATATCGGCATGACCGGGGCGGAACTTTTGCAAGATATCGCCGTAATCCTTGGACCGTTGATCGGTATTCTCGATCATCAGCTGGATCGGCGTTCCGGTCGTGCGCCCTTCATAGACCCCTGACAAAATCCGCACCTGATCGGCCTCTTGCCGTTGCGTGGTGAACTTGTTTTGGCCGGGCTTGCGCTTGTCCAACCACGGCTGAATATCGGCCTCGGTCAAGGGCACGCCGGGGGGGCAGCCATCAACAGTGGCACCCAAGGCCGGCCCGTGGCTTTCGCCCCAGGTTGTCACACGAAACAGATGGCCAAAGGTGTTAAAGCTCATGCCACGCCGCCCGCCAATTCCGGCACATTCAACGCGGAAAAGCCGTAGTGCCGCAACCAGCGCAGGTCGGATTCAAAGAACGCGCGCAGGTCGGGGATGCCGTATTTCAGCATCGCCAACCGGTCGATCCCCATGCCAAAGGCAAAGCCCTGCCATTCGTCAGGGTCCACCCCTGCCGCGCGCAAAACCTTGGGATGCACCATGCCAGAGCCGAGAACCTCCATCCATCCGTCGCCTTCACCGATGCGCAACTGGCCGTTAACCCATGAACACTGGATATCGACCTCTGCCGAAGGCTCGGTGAATGGGAAATGCGAAGCGCGGAAACGGGTTTGGACCGGCTTGCCGAAAAAGGCGGAAAAGAACTCTTCCAACACCCATTTCAGGTTGGCCATCGAAATATCCTTGCCGATCACCAAACCTTCGACCTGATGGAACATCGGCGAATGGGTCTGATCCATATCCATCCGGTACACACGGCCGGGGCAAATGATGCGGATCGGCGCACCCTGA from Pseudorhodobacter turbinis includes the following:
- a CDS encoding GAF domain-containing protein, which produces MPDYTELTKTLTSLCHGETDAVSLMATIACELHHAHEMSDWTGFYRVTEPEVLKVGPYQGGHGCLVIPFSKGVCGAAARLGQAQLVPDVEAFPGHIACASSTRSELVLPVWNGAGRLLGVLDLDSNTPDAFTQTDVDALTKLMARLFEAAA
- a CDS encoding ATP-binding protein; amino-acid sequence: MKLVFESNLDAVRTGLADLLASDALCAMEQDARGAAEIVLAEVFNNVVEHAYATSQGKIEVCLKDHPEGVLVTVTDSGIPFPQQQLPQGLLPEVKSSDDLPEGGFGWYLIRSQVRHLAYRREGKTNHLTFCLPYKAAH
- the aroC gene encoding chorismate synthase, which encodes MSFNTFGHLFRVTTWGESHGPALGATVDGCPPGVPLTEADIQPWLDKRKPGQNKFTTQRQEADQVRILSGVYEGRTTGTPIQLMIENTDQRSKDYGDILQKFRPGHADISYHQKYGLRDPRGGGRSSARETAARVAAGGVARAALRALVPGLRITGYMVQMGPHKIDRAQFDWDQIPENPFWVPDVQAASDWAEYLDGLRRSHNSVGAVIEVTARGMVPGLGAPIYAKLDTDLAAAMMSINAVKGVEIGEGMDAACLTGVDNADEIRMGPDGPEFSSNHAGGILGGISTGQDVVVRFSVKPTSSILTPRRTITIAGEEVELITKGRHDPCVGIRAVPVGEAMMACVLLDHFLMDRGQTGGQRGQIG
- a CDS encoding gamma-glutamyltransferase family protein; this translates as MRDFQMPGRSAVYAANGMCATSHPLAAGAAIDILKAGGNAMDAAIAGAVLLGFCEPQMTGLGGDCFVLFKPAGGETVHAMNGSGRAPLGLNADALRARGLTAMPLYSVEAVTLPGAVDAFCQLSADWGRIGLADTLAPAIHYAEEGVPVAPRVAKDWAEAEHLLQGRARETLLLNGKALTLGQTFRAPGQAEALRRVAAQGRAGFYEGEVAQDMVESLRALGGTHTLDDFAATKCAYVDPISGPYKTVELLEHPPNGQGATAVLLLNILSHFDIAAMDPLGADRAHIEAEATKLAYDARNRFLADPDHTTRLSHMLAPETAMKLAALIDPKRAMPAAAPLTESVHKDTIYITVVDKDRMAVSLIYSVYHSFGACLASDRFGINFQNRGAGFTLEKGHPNEAAGGKRPMHTIIPGMIAEGGRITVPFGVMGGAYQPTGHARFVSNTVDFGMDLQSAMDAPRCFSGVDGMEVERGYADTVRADLAARGHNVIAPKVPLGGSQAIKLHADGLLEGASDPRKDGCALGY
- a CDS encoding STAS domain-containing protein, with translation MNITADAHDDLIVVTVSEDRIDAACAIQFKERMRELTQSPSSRVILDLSSVAFLDSSGLGAVVAVMKLLGPDRKLELSGLTPTVAKVFRLTRMDTVFTIHPSLPDELQQAG
- a CDS encoding thiolase family protein produces the protein MHKVVIAGAARTAMGGFQGVFSGVPAAQLGGAAIRAALGQADPALVEELLMGCVLPAGQGQAPARQAGFAAGLSDAVPATTLNKMCGSGMKAAMVAHDQIALGQMQVMVAGGMESMTESPYLLPKMRSGARLGHTTSLDHMFLDGLEDAYDKGRLMGTFAEDCAQAFGFSREDQDAYALASLSRALEAQNSGALTAEIAPFTVTTRKGDTTISTDEQPSKARPEKIPTLKPAFRKDGTVTAANSSSISDGAAALLIASEDAAQAHSLPVRAYIRGHASHAHAPCDFPTAPVPAARKLLKSLGWGVESVDLWEVNEAFAVVPMAFMRELDIPHDKVNVNGGACALGHPIGASGARIIVTLLHAMEHRGLKRGIAAICIGGGEGTAIAIERP